A stretch of DNA from Sugiyamaella lignohabitans strain CBS 10342 chromosome B, complete sequence:
CGGATTGTGGTGAAATGAGCTGCACCATATGAGCCAAAGACATGACCAGGGCGTCAGATTCACCCTTCGAAGCAGAcgcagaagaagatccaTAAATACGTCGCGATATATTCCAAGAAGAGATAAACGGATTCCGAATTAACATAATGTTGATAAATCTGTATAAACAATATACAGCAAACACAAAATACAGTTTCGTTTTCAGTCTTCCTTGAAAAGTAAGTGAATACTGCTGATTATGATATTTCGCTTTCAAAGAGGCGTAATCTCTTTCAAGATCAGACTTCATTGATTGAAGCGAATCTATTTCCGTATCCAACGCCTTGATTTCATTTGCCAGCTCGTCACCTGCTCCGACCCGTAAGGTACTCAATACTTTCAACATCAGATTAGTCGATGAACTTGTGTGTACCCTGTGAGAAAGTTTTAACCTAAGTGTATGAATAGTATGCCTCTTTGTTTCAATTAGAGCTCCGGTGGTGGTAATAGCTCCATCTAGTCTATCGATATCAGCTTGGCTTACAGGGCTGGGTTTAGAAATAAAGACGGTGTAAGGGGCAGAAACTGTCGAGATCCCGCACAAGATAGCCATAGCTGTGACCCCTACAAATACTATTCGTGTAATTACAGACTCACTGAAGCTAAGTTGCAAGTCTGCTGCAAAAATACTAGCATTATGTGAATAGCTGCCTGAACTGCTGAACCTACCGCTGGCGTTACTTTGAGCAGCAGTATTGGCTCCTCCCAAACTCGATGGTTTGAGCGTACCAGAAGTATCCATGGGAATATAATGACCGACTCCAACAAATAGCAATAAGTAAACAGCATACAATAAACAGGCCCAAAAGCCTCGCAATTTAGTACCACCGCTACTGCCTCGGGTCCAGATTACTATTTCAGCAAAAGGAATCACAAGCCCCACCAAAGCCAGAAGGGCGGTCGTCGCTACCTTCCACACCACAAACCTAGCCTCTGGAGCAACCCAACCTCCAATCTCACATAGTACCAGTTGAGCTAATACCACAGCCAATGACACTGTTGTGTTTGACAACAAACGTACCACAACAGTGCTGGTTGATTCGCCACTACtattattagcagcagagctAATGGCACTTTTGCGATAAAAAAACCTATCAAACCACACTCCAGACACTATTCCTGACCCTATAAATAGGGACGACTGAAATATCAGTCCCAGAACACTGATCATTTTTAAAATGTCAACAAAATTAACTGGGTTAATAGGTGGTGAACAGCAGGGACCTTATCTTTTCTCGATACTCGATAAGCCATACTGCGGCATATGTGCGGCGAACGTGCGGCGCACCGGTTTTACTGCTTACGGAGGTTTAGACGTTATAGAGACTGCCGACGTGACACCATGGCAACCACACGCCATACCACAGTGGCTGCGCGAAGTCCAAGGCGGCTCTCTGGCTGACGGCCCGTAATGGCACCAACGGCTAGGTACTGTCCGAGGCTTTGTTGTTTCAACTTCGCAGGGGGATGTGGCTGGTTGGCAAGATAATGCACAGGATCATGAGTATATATTATCCACGATTAAGAAATGGTACTTCTGATTAAATTCACTCTTCACTGCTAGATCAGAGTGAATCAGATCAGATTTTCACTCAAGACCAGATCTTGTCAGGGGTAGGGCGAGGAGGGGTGGGGTGGGGTATAGAACAGCATAACAAGCTAATGCGGCACGAGGGTAGCGCAAGTGCTGTGTCAGGGGCCAATTGTACAGAATTGTGCATGTATTCAAACGTTTTTTTCTGGTAGGGGCGGGTCCGATCGCAGGTTGGCATCCATGTGACTCAAGCCTGCTGTTAGGGAGAGCACTTCCATCGGCAGCTCTCAAAGGAGCGCGCGCGTCGTTCCTTCCCCCTTTCATCGTCCAAAGTAGCTCTTATTTACACACATTCACGATTTACTGTTTTCAGAGAGAAAGTCCGGCCtgtttattatatatataaatagaagCAAAGTGACTAGTTACCGTATTACTTAAGGAACGTCCAAATAAACCTAAGTCGGGCTCAAGAGGTCCAAGTGACTCGAAAAGGGTGCTCGAATTGAATGCGAGGAGGGGAAGGACCATCGTGAACCACAGTGTGTAGAAGGATCGACAACCACAAATGCGCAGCAGGGGACCTGTCCCCGTGAGTGGAAACAAGTGggcggcagcggcaggtGCAAACGTACACAGATCCAAAACAAGAATTTTACCCATTACATACCAGCGGTACCAGCACTATTCCCATACACTTGGGGACAGCACGTATGCACATCGGTGCATAGGCTACAAACTTGTAGCCCGTCTCGGTGGGTAGACCAGATCTTGATCACATAATTATATTCGGCGACTTTCAGCTCTTTCCCCTCCTTACATGTATATACTTAGTTACCCATCATCAACTGACACTCCGTTATTTTGACAACCACTTTCTGTTGAATTAAAGTTTTAGTTCAATTTGAAAGTTCTAAAATAGAACCTAAATTAAGAAAGAAGGTTCAAAAGATCTTGATTTGCATTTTGGCTTTCGAGGGTTCACATTGATAGAGAACTGTTTGCCTTTGCAACCGTATCTTTATAGCTTCAAAGAACCCTCTCGAATTATCTGTTTATCGAGTATCTTGCTTAAATTTCGGTTTACTTTTATTTGTCAGTATCCGGTCTCTGtcttttttaaaaaaaattccattGGTTCACTATAAAAATATCCATTGAAACCGAACCGACCAATCCGCTCCCTTTTTCGAAGTTCTAAACTTGATTGACAGGTCATTTTTTCAGCTTGTTTTAGGTATAGACCCCGACAATGATTCAACAACGCCAACAGTTTCCTGGCTACATCAATAGTCGACAGGTGTCTCAGCCACAACCACCTCTATCTTCCAACAACCCGTTCCGACAGTCCACGGCTTCCTCGACATGGACCGCTTCATCCCCTTTTGACGAGTATTTTCCTAGAGATACGAATGAAGTTCCTTCCAATGGTCGGTTCATCATTCCCGCAGCACAGCAGCAAAGATCCCATTCAGCCGGTCTTATTGACCGAACTTCGTTGAAACCGCAGCCCAGTCCTACCGGTACCTCTGCACCTAATTCacaacaaaatcagctTCGAATCTTGGCAATGCAATCCTATTCACTTTCTGATCATAGTCTTTCTCGCCCGACCTCGACTTTTTCTTCTAATTCAGCTGATAATATTAGACGGTAAGTATTTTAGTCCAAGCACTGGTATTGACAGTATTGGCAATTTGTTTATGACCCTCCATTCTGTTCATTACTTTCACTGTGTCTCCTATCTCATCACCACTATAAGTGCGCTCTtatcattttattttctatatCATCTACTTTACCCAACTGATTTTACGTCAATATGGCCAGCACCGTGATACCactgttttttttggggcTTGTTATGATCTTGTTTCCCCCCTGAAACAAAATTTGCGACTGATCTGGATTTGTGTATACCCTGATTTTGTTATGATTTTCTCTTTCGACTCGTGAAATCTGCTCCCGCCTTTCTCCACTTAATTCGCTCCCCATACCCATACCTCCGTGATAACCAGATTTTCCCGACTTGCATTTCTTTCCTTCCAGCCAGGGTTCAGAAAAATTTTGCCCGAACTGGATATACCCCTGTCTTAAACGCGTAATGCTGCATCCCCCACACCAGCAACCGTGCGGTCGTATTTTTTTGACGCGTATCTTACAATGTTTCAGTCATGGCTGGGCTAGCTGTTAGTCAGTTGAATCGTAATATAGCACACGAGCTCATTTTAGTATTGGTCAAATATGGGAAAGCCGCACTATACAGTCTTTATTCATGACCAGCTATGGCCTCATATTATTGCTATTTCGTGTGATACCTAACGACCTACTCTAAGGTGCAGCTGTCTTCGCTAATCCAATGCTCGCTCGATAACAACACATCACACACTCGTAATGATGCCTTGCACGCTGCACATTACTGGCTACCGAAAGAAGATGGCTGTACATAGAGTGATTTCATTATACCTAATCCTGCCTGCACAATCTCCTCCCAACTCAATAATTGCCATTTATTTACCCAGCCTTATACTTCTAAGAGTGGGGACCCCCTTACTCGCAATAAATCAGGATGAGGATCCTAATCCAGAACTCTAATAAAAGAACATTCTGTTTGCCTTGCCTTTTTTTGTCTCTTGGCCGCAAACAACGAAACTTATAAACAGGCTTCGCTATTCATAGggttaattttttttatttgttgtggcttaattattattttggtCTGGTTTATACCCATAATCATTACCGCTTTTTATAGGTTAGTACTGGCAGTTACAATCGGGCTacagggggtggggtggtggtgtttcGACATTTTACAAACTTTGCTAAACGATTTGAGGAGGGAAATGCAAGGAGACAAGGAAATCCAATGAAAGTACGGACGGACCAGCAAATTTACATGTTGAAAGCAGTGTTAGGGTGTGATCAAATTATTGCCAGGCGACAGATAGTTTTAAATGCCTCTATTACGAATACTAACGTACAATCAGAGTACCAAATCCAAACAGAAACACAATGTATAGAAAATCAACCAACCCATTTATCGATGATAGGAGTGATGATAGTTtcgatgaggatgacgaaTCCAACATCCTATTCCCTAAACAACAAGCTCGCCCCCCACAGCGTCCTCCAACGTCatccaaaccagcagcGGTAGTGACTACTCGGCAGAGAAGGTCTAACTCAGACTCCTCACTAATGGAGCCACCTGTTAAGCCTGTTAGTGATGGCCGTCACAAAAGCGACCAACGCGATACCACGCCTCATAGGAGTGGGGATCGCGACCATGATCACCACCATCGTTCTTCTAATCGTGAGCACCGTGAGCATCGCTCACACCGAGACAAGTCGGATCGTGAACGCTCATCACGCAAGGGTACTAAGTCGTCCTCCTCTAAAGAGCACACGTCATCCAAGACAGGTGGCCGCAAGAAGGGTCAACCTTTGGACGTTATTGATAAGCTCGATGTAACAGGTCTATTTGGACCAGGATCATTTCACCATGATGGCCCCTTTGATGCTTGCACTCCTCACCGTAATAAGAACACAAAGCGAGCTCCTGTAATGGCTTTCCCTGCTGATGGTGCAAACAACAGCATTAGCGGAGTGGATCCAAATCGTGATAAGTATGCAACTGAGAATACTATTATGGGTAGAGGTGTGGATGAGGCTTACCTTGATTATAACATTTCAAGCTCTGCCAGAAACAGACTGAACAATGGTCTATCTGCACGTCGTCCATCTCCTGAAACTGATGAGAGTAAGCGAGTTTTTAATCCTGGTGTGAAAGAGGAGCCTGTTCATGGTGATTTCAGCATGGGATTAGGCAGTTCTACTTTCCTTGAGggagcaccagcatctCGCGAGGCGATCAAACAGTCGGTAGAGGAACAACAGAGTGCTGTTGCAAATGGCTTaggaagaaaaaagtcGCTTGTGCAGAGGTTGCGTGGTAATAGCAACTCTGGTCCTTTACCAGTGCCTCCTCGACCACATCGGTATAATTCGGCATCTGGCCCCAGCTCCAGCAACCCTGAGCTAGCTGGTTCCACGGATGGTCCCGTCTCTCGTACGAGTTCTCACCCTAATCCAATTGACTCTCGTGGTGCTGGTTCATCCGGGTCGTCTCCAAAATACGTCACTACCACTTCTGAGGACTATGTCCGTAGCAGCGAAGAAAGCAATCCCAAGTCTCCACCTGCTATAACTGTACAATTAGCTTCTGGTAGTGCCAACTCCGGTTCTTCCaatggaggtggtggaaaCGGTTTGCTACGTCGTGTCAAGAGTTTGAAAGTTGGTTCTAGACGTCGCGGTTCTTAAACATTGTATCGTTTCGCCTACTGGTCTGTTATATGACAGATTATGAATTATTacttattttattttattttcaatttttttctgcttTGTATCATTTCTCGCTTTTGTTAGATAGCTAGATTAGTAATAGATATTGTCGCCATATTATATTAACTGTTGCTTCAGATTCAACTTAAAGCGGCAACAATGTGCTCAAATATTGGGAACAAATCCACTATAAAATTGGTTCACTGGTGAAAAAGgttcatatatattttaatagTAGAGATACTAGTGACGCCTCAAGCCCCATAATTTGCGGCATGATTGCGGCTCTTAAGTAGGGTAGGGAAAATGAAATTTGAAATCACCTATACTGTTGAAACTTGAATCAAACTCATCTCGAAGTCCAAAACAATAGATAAAAATGCTCTCATCTATACGTGGTGGTTTGCGACAACCGTCTATTAGAGCAACATGGGCCATCGTTCGTTCAAGTCCTGGCAGGTCCTTACACACTGTTCCAGAGATGCCACATTTAGACCGCGAAAAGGGTATCTCGGGCCTACTCTCGCCAAAGGGCCTGGAGGTAGCTTGGTTTCAATATCAAGCGTATCTTATCAATGAACTCAACAAACGCACCCAGGATACATATTTGAAGGACAGTACGCCTTTCCAAATCATGAGAGCAACTGCTGATCTACCGGAGTTTCATGATATCAATTTCTATGCTTCTCAGGCTTACAGTAATGAGTTTTTTTTCGAATCTTTGAAGGACTCGGTTAATCTTGAGGCCAAGATTGGCAGACCGGTGAATAAAAGCTTTGTAGATATTTCCACGCATGTTATAAACAGTCCGTTTATAAGTGCTGCCTCTAGCACCACTAGTTCTGGTAGTACCTCAAGTTCGCCTGATTCATCTGCGGCTCGTTTGTCAAATCTTCTTACTCATTCTTTTGATACAGCTGTATCGTTCAGGGAACTTTTAATTAACCGTGCTGATTCGATTTTTGGAAACGGTTATGTATGGTTGCTATGGCTCAGCGACTGGGATGTAAGACTTGTAAACACCTACAATTCAGGAACTCCGCTATCACATGTCAGAAATACGGAGACCGCagaggctgctgctcatAATTCAGCCCGGTCATTTGGCCAAATCAATTCATCCTTTGAGGTTAATTCGAATGTGCCACTTCTTAACTTCAACGCTTGGCAGCATGTATACCTTACCGACTATGGAGTTGCTGGTAAGAGGAAGTTCTTAGAGAATCTTTTTGATTGCATTGATTGGGACAGAGTCTCGAAAAGAATTCCAAAACAGCAAGAATATGGTACTAAGTACCAATAAATAGCATGTGTTTCTTGTAATGAAATTGTAAATAGTTTTGTACATTGTTAGAGATGTTATGAGGATCCTATAAGACCACACGAAATCTCGGTTCATTGAAATCTAGTATATTGATAGTGTATCCAATGTG
This window harbors:
- the MRP1 gene encoding mitochondrial 37S ribosomal protein MRP1 (Mitochondrial ribosomal protein of the small subunit; MRP1 exhibits genetic interactions with PET122, encoding a COX3-specific translational activator, and with PET123, encoding a small subunit mitochondrial ribosomal protein; GO_component: GO:0005763 - mitochondrial small ribosomal subunit [Evidence IPI] [PMID 11278769]; GO_component: GO:0005739 - mitochondrion [Evidence IEA,IEA]; GO_component: GO:0005739 - mitochondrion [Evidence IDA] [PMID 16823961]; GO_component: GO:0030529 - ribonucleoprotein complex [Evidence IEA]; GO_component: GO:0005840 - ribosome [Evidence IEA]; GO_function: GO:0046872 - metal ion binding [Evidence IEA]; GO_function: GO:0003735 - structural constituent of ribosome [Evidence IPI] [PMID 11278769]; GO_function: GO:0004784 - superoxide dismutase activity [Evidence IEA]; GO_process: GO:0032543 - mitochondrial translation [Evidence IC] [PMID 11278769]; GO_process: GO:0055114 - oxidation-reduction process [Evidence IEA]; GO_process: GO:0006801 - superoxide metabolic process [Evidence IEA]), translated to MLSSIRGGLRQPSIRATWAIVRSSPGRSLHTVPEMPHLDREKGISGLLSPKGLEVAWFQYQAYLINELNKRTQDTYLKDSTPFQIMRATADLPEFHDINFYASQAYSNEFFFESLKDSVNLEAKIGRPVNKSFVDISTHVINSPFISAASSTTSSGSTSSSPDSSAARLSNLLTHSFDTAVSFRELLINRADSIFGNGYVWLLWLSDWDVRLVNTYNSGTPLSHVRNTETAEAAAHNSARSFGQINSSFEVNSNVPLLNFNAWQHVYLTDYGVAGKRKFLENLFDCIDWDRVSKRIPKQQEYGTKYQ